CCACCCCCGGCCTGCGCCGGGAGATCCACGGCGGGCTCCAGGTCGTGGAGAACTGGAACAGCGCGAACATCGTGCTCCACTACGGCAAGGACGGCGCGCTCACCGGCCCGGACAAGGAGCACACCGAGACCTCGATGCTCGCCCTGCACCTGCTCCAGTCCGCGCTCGTGCACGTAAACACGCTGCTGCTTCAGCAGGTCCTCGCCGAACCGGCCTGGGCGAAGAAGCTCTCGGACGAGGACCGGCGCGGGCTCACCGCGCTGTTCTGGTCCCACCTGAACCCTTATCTGGACGAATTTCCGTGCGCGGGACCGGCTCAACTTCAGATGCACCCTGATCGAGACTGGCTCCGACTCCTACCGCCTCCAGGCCGCCGAGGCCGAGCACCAGGACCGCGGGTCGGGAGCCGACCGGGCCGCTCTCCCCGGTGCAGCTCGGTCGTGACGCCCCGTGGTCACCGACCTGACCGGTCCCCGCCGTCGCGCTGATCCTTGAGGCGGACAGTCAGGTCGGGCCAGTGCTCGGACCACCGCGCCAGATGACCCGCGGTCAACGACCACCGCGAACGCAGGGCTTCGTCCGGCAGGAAGCGGACGCAGGTCCCCGTGGTCCCGTCGGCCTCGACGGGCTCCAGGTCGGTCACCGGGACGCCGTGCTCATAGCGCTGGCTCCAGGATCCGTTGAGACGGCGGTTGGTATGAATCAGCCACTCGCTGAGCGCTGCGACGACGGACATGCCGCGACGCGGATGTCCATCCGGAAGCCGTTCCGCCTCCGGGAGGTCGAAGAACCGAAGGTCCTTCGTGGCCATGACCGGCTTCTTCACCACCCGGCCATGTTCGTCGGCCCGAGTGTCGGTGCCCCGTCCGTCATCCTTCACCGACACGGAGCCGTCGGTATGCAGCGTGACCACACACCGTCCGCCGCCCCGGCTCGCTGCCTCGTCAGCGGCATAAGCAACGATCTCAAGAACAAGGTGTCCCGGCCCGCCCGGAGCGAACTCTCTGCAGACTCCTGGCGGATCTGACCGAGATGGTCCGCGTCCACGATGCCGGCCCAATCATGCGTGGTGTTGACCCAAGAAGCCCTTGATCCATCCATCCGACAAGTATCCGTCGGGGATCTCGTTCAGGCTGCCGAAATCAACCGCTCAGCAGTGATCGTCAGGGCCGGACTCGGCGCTCTCTCCGAGATCGGCGGGGGAGGCTTCGGATCCGTTCGGCGATGGCGTTGTGCCGTTCGACCTCGCGGGGCCAGCCGCGTCCGACGGCGTCCTGGGCGAGCTGCTGTTCACGCGCGAGCCGGGCTCGCAGGCGCGGTGCGTACTCGCTCGTGGTGAGGAACTTCGAACAGCGGAGGTAGAGGTCGCAAACGCATGGCCCTTCGGCGGGTGCCCGCAGGCAGTGGCCGAGTTCGAGCTCGGTCTTGAAGAAGTTGGTCTTGAGCCAGTTCAGGGTGTCCTCACCGATCCTGCTGGTCAGCAGTTCCTCCGCGGCCGGGCCCGCGATCCGTCCGCCAGCGGCGATGACCTTCTCGTACTGCTCCTTCAGGACGGGGTCGCTGATGTGGGAGTACGTCGCCGACATCTGCGCGTTGCGGTGCCCGAGGATCGCCATGATCGTCTGAATCTGGGCTCCGCCCTCGGCGAGCTGGGTGCCGACCGTGTGGCGAAACCGGTGGGCGGTCACGGTGGGATTGCCGTCGCCGTCGACGAGACCGGCCTTGTGACAGGCGATCTCCAGGGCGTCCTCGTAAAGGAAGTGACGGCCCATGGGCTTGCCCCGCCGCATGAACACGTAGCGGACCGACCGCTGGGCCCATGCGTCGTGGCGGGCTGCGGCGTTCGCGGCCTTGGCCGCGTCGATCAGTTCGCGCAGCGCGTCCGCCGCCTGGGGATGCAGCGGGACCATGCGCTCGGTGTAGGTCTTGCCGACCGGGACTCGCAGCCGCGGGTAGCCGTCGGGGTAGGCGTCCAGGCAGTCCAGAGTCAGCCGTGCGATCTCCCCGCGCCGGGCACCGCTCCAGCGCAGCAGAAGCAGAGCAGCTCGTTGGTGCGGGTCTTCGAGTCCCTCAACCGCCTGCATGAGGCGGTCCAGCTCGGCCCGGGGGATGAACCGCGGCAGCGCGGACGGGAGTTTAGGCATGTCCGAGCGGCCAAGCAGGGGCCGGCCCGGGACGTCGCTCCAGCCCCATTGGCTGGTCTCACGGAAGAACTGAAGCAGCGGGCTGAGGTAGGTGTAGCGGGACCGCGCGGTCAGCGGCCGTCCGGTCCGGGCGTTGACGTGCTCGTGCAGATGGGCCATGAAGCCCTCGACGTGCCGGCGCTCCAGCTCGGTCATCGCATCGATGTCGGGGTGGCTCTGGGCGAGCCAGCGCAGGAAGTAGCGGAAGGCGTCGCGTGAGTGGCGGACCGACTCCGCGCGGTCGCTGGTTTGCAACCGTCCCGACAGCCAGCGCGTCACCGGGACGGCGAGCGCCGACGGCGTCTCGGGAGGGGTGAGTTCGGTTCGCCAGAGTTCGGCGGTCTTAAGGCCGTGGAACGGCGGCTCGGGGACCTGCCCGATGTTGAACAGCAGCACATGGACGCCGTGCAGCCTGGTTAGGCACGCCTTCTGGTAAATCGTGGCGAGCTGGTCCATGGGCATGCGGCGGCGTGCGTTGGAGACGTGGCTGGCTCGCACGAACCCGGCCTCCGGCCGGGCGCAGTAGCGCTTGATCTCTTCGGCAAGCGCGGTGAGGTCGTCGAGCCGGATCGCGCGCAGATTGGGGTCTCCTCGCATCAGGACAAGGCGGGTGAAGGTCCAGGTGAGGACGGACCGGCCGCTGACAGGCGCATAGCCGAGCTGGAGCATGCGGGCAGAGAGCGAATCGAGCAGATCCAGGTCCAGCCCGAGACCGACGGCGACTTTGGGGACGAACAGGCTGTCGAAGTTCCGGCTGAGGACGTAGTCGGCGTCCAGTCGGAGGCCGTGCACCAGCGAGAGGTAGGCGAGGTAGGGGCCTGCGTCGTGGGACGGCCCGGTGCGTTTGCCGGGCTCATGCGCGAGGCGTCCGTGCAGGTCCAGGCGGACCAGCAGGGGCTCGGCGAACCAGTCCTCCAAGTCCGGCCAGTGCTTGAGGAAGCGGTTATAGAAGTAGCGACGCGACTTGATCGACGCCGGAGCATCCGCGAACGTCGCCCGGACCCAGGCGAAGTACTCCTCCCTCGACGCATGGCACCGGCGGCGGTCCGGTTCCGAGGCCGGCGCCAGGGCCAGCGCGGTCACCGGTTGCCCTCCAGGGCGCGGGTGTAGTCGGCCAGTACGGCCTCGTCGGAGACACGGGTGTAAACCTTCGTCGACTCCGGCGATGCGTGCCCCAATCGCTTCTGCAGCGACAGCTCCCGCATCCCGCCCTCCCACATCGCAGTGGCGTGGGTGTGCCGCAGCGCGTGGGGAGTGGTCTCCGGCGTGCGCAGGCCGAGCTTGTCCAGCCGCCGTGCGAACAGCCGCACCACCGCGTCGTAGCCCAGCGGCTCCAGGCGGCGGGTGCCCTTCCCTCCAACGAGGAACACGAACGGGCTGGTCGCGTCGAGCGGGCGCTCGTGCATCACGTAGCGGCTGACCGCGTCCAGGGTGCGAGGCTCGTGCAGGTCCACGACCCGCTCGGTGCGGGACTTGCCGCGGACCCCGCGCGGATGGTCGTCGCGCTTGCGGACCGTCACCCGACGTCGGCCATAAGAGATGTCGTCCACGTGCAGTGACAGCACCTC
The Streptomyces lunaelactis genome window above contains:
- a CDS encoding tyrosine-type recombinase/integrase, with product MTALALAPASEPDRRRCHASREEYFAWVRATFADAPASIKSRRYFYNRFLKHWPDLEDWFAEPLLVRLDLHGRLAHEPGKRTGPSHDAGPYLAYLSLVHGLRLDADYVLSRNFDSLFVPKVAVGLGLDLDLLDSLSARMLQLGYAPVSGRSVLTWTFTRLVLMRGDPNLRAIRLDDLTALAEEIKRYCARPEAGFVRASHVSNARRRMPMDQLATIYQKACLTRLHGVHVLLFNIGQVPEPPFHGLKTAELWRTELTPPETPSALAVPVTRWLSGRLQTSDRAESVRHSRDAFRYFLRWLAQSHPDIDAMTELERRHVEGFMAHLHEHVNARTGRPLTARSRYTYLSPLLQFFRETSQWGWSDVPGRPLLGRSDMPKLPSALPRFIPRAELDRLMQAVEGLEDPHQRAALLLLRWSGARRGEIARLTLDCLDAYPDGYPRLRVPVGKTYTERMVPLHPQAADALRELIDAAKAANAAARHDAWAQRSVRYVFMRRGKPMGRHFLYEDALEIACHKAGLVDGDGNPTVTAHRFRHTVGTQLAEGGAQIQTIMAILGHRNAQMSATYSHISDPVLKEQYEKVIAAGGRIAGPAAEELLTSRIGEDTLNWLKTNFFKTELELGHCLRAPAEGPCVCDLYLRCSKFLTTSEYAPRLRARLAREQQLAQDAVGRGWPREVERHNAIAERIRSLPRRSRRERRVRP